A genomic region of Barnesiella viscericola DSM 18177 contains the following coding sequences:
- a CDS encoding capsular polysaccharide synthesis protein produces the protein MKYNNIRSFFKKVREFGPILPITNLLLVYGGRFLSYNLKCKIVSYRNRIVQKKIDNIIHIPQLSSDSILISEERKGKMPIWYCWLQGEDKMPDIPKLCLQSIRKYSNGHPVILLTYENYRQYVTLPKFIEDLYLKGKIKNAHFADMLRVYLLEQNGGLWLDSTILLTKDIPDYIFYMPFFSIKNKENNLYVSKCRWSVFCLGGFPHNVIYRTVSKCFIDYLTQQDCFVDYFMFDHFIDMAYQRSEVVKHMIDEVPYNNENVHRLAPLLCKKFDGIQFQELTKDTFLFKLNWRRYTQEELNQDADNYYYFLKNKFL, from the coding sequence ATGAAATACAATAATATTCGTTCCTTTTTTAAAAAAGTAAGAGAATTTGGGCCCATTCTACCAATTACTAATCTCTTGCTTGTGTATGGAGGAAGATTCTTATCATATAATCTTAAATGTAAGATAGTTTCGTATAGGAATCGAATTGTTCAGAAAAAAATTGACAATATTATACATATTCCACAATTAAGTTCAGATAGTATACTCATCTCGGAAGAGAGAAAAGGGAAAATGCCCATATGGTATTGCTGGTTACAAGGCGAGGATAAAATGCCCGATATTCCTAAATTGTGTCTACAAAGTATTCGAAAATATTCTAATGGTCACCCGGTCATTCTTTTGACTTATGAAAATTACAGGCAATATGTAACTTTACCGAAGTTTATAGAGGATTTGTATCTTAAAGGAAAGATAAAAAATGCTCATTTTGCGGATATGTTGCGGGTTTATTTGTTGGAACAAAATGGAGGCTTATGGCTCGATTCAACCATACTATTGACAAAAGATATACCCGACTATATTTTTTATATGCCTTTCTTTTCGATAAAGAATAAGGAAAATAATTTATATGTATCAAAGTGCCGATGGTCTGTCTTTTGTTTAGGAGGATTCCCTCATAATGTTATTTATCGAACTGTATCTAAATGCTTTATTGATTATTTGACTCAACAAGATTGTTTCGTAGATTATTTCATGTTCGATCACTTTATAGACATGGCTTATCAGAGAAGCGAAGTTGTTAAGCATATGATTGATGAGGTCCCGTATAATAATGAAAATGTGCATAGGCTCGCTCCTTTGTTGTGTAAAAAGTTTGACGGAATTCAGTTTCAAGAATTAACAAAAGATACATTCTTGTTTAAATTGAATTGGCGTAGATATACCCAAGAAGAGTTAAATCAAGATGCTGATAATTATTATTACTTTCTGAAAAATAAATTTCTATGA
- a CDS encoding KdsC family phosphatase, translating into MEIPRLILTDIDGVWTDGGMYYDQFGNELKKFNTSDSAGVLLAHYYGVKVGILTGETTQIVERRAQKLKIDYLYQGVKDKYSVLCHILEKEKITLKEVAYIGDDINDIKVLASVAIAGVPISAARYIRKYSTVLLTKRGGDGVFREFVEKILGPERLDLFVKQYI; encoded by the coding sequence ATGGAAATACCTCGACTAATATTAACGGATATTGATGGAGTATGGACCGATGGTGGCATGTATTATGATCAGTTTGGGAATGAACTGAAAAAATTCAATACAAGTGATAGTGCAGGGGTTCTTCTAGCTCATTATTATGGAGTTAAAGTCGGAATTCTTACCGGAGAAACGACCCAGATAGTAGAGCGGAGAGCTCAAAAATTGAAAATAGATTATTTATATCAAGGTGTAAAAGATAAATATTCTGTATTGTGCCATATTTTAGAAAAAGAAAAAATTACTTTGAAAGAAGTAGCATATATAGGTGATGATATCAATGATATAAAGGTTTTGGCATCTGTTGCAATTGCGGGTGTCCCTATATCTGCTGCACGTTATATTCGTAAATATTCGACTGTTTTATTAACAAAAAGGGGCGGTGATGGCGTTTTTAGAGAGTTCGTGGAAAAGATTCTAGGTCCAGAACGGCTCGATCTTTTTGTTAAACAATATATTTGA
- a CDS encoding O-antigen ligase family protein: protein MAALFCYIYFIVLTVIGFYLVYKPFGVISAPFDKSLKMRCTGTELLLIFIFATGLIGLMPVLSIRLAVLEVLCIIGIYKTRNKPVYSFPIILFFIFILWEIWGLSYTPSLEFGVRMILKYIYPLLLALFASSIVRDKEIILKSVLSARWVAAFTIFIWFVPILLPLFAGVFWNRAALATHYITMSMISLALFLYSNKKTKNLFFFVIFSLPCFIWVFRTDIMGLVVALSAFSLIKYRLKAVPIVILLGVLSVAALFYIPSIKAKMYINPDAVSLNDFLTGNVDENNINTSGRGPVWDDCRSWFYEGHELIGSGTGRVQKYMYTEAIGWRRGGQIHNDFLVLMCDNGIIGLSLYLLSVAGIFVHCIYIYHCKRYSTVLRMCVLVAGSSLLGVVVTMYSDNTLSYSMATLSYPWSLYGMALGLKQKEDYEIQ, encoded by the coding sequence ATGGCAGCTTTATTCTGTTATATCTATTTTATAGTATTGACTGTAATAGGCTTTTATTTGGTCTATAAACCTTTTGGTGTTATATCGGCCCCGTTTGACAAGTCCTTGAAGATGCGTTGTACGGGTACGGAGTTATTGCTGATATTTATTTTTGCTACTGGGTTGATAGGCTTGATGCCAGTTTTGTCTATTCGCTTGGCTGTTTTGGAAGTCTTGTGCATAATTGGTATTTATAAGACACGAAACAAACCAGTATATTCATTTCCGATAATTCTGTTTTTTATATTTATTTTATGGGAAATATGGGGATTATCATATACCCCATCATTAGAATTTGGGGTTAGAATGATACTGAAATATATATATCCTCTTTTGTTGGCATTATTTGCTTCGTCGATAGTTCGAGATAAAGAGATTATATTGAAATCGGTACTGAGTGCTCGGTGGGTGGCGGCGTTTACGATATTTATCTGGTTCGTCCCAATTCTCCTCCCTTTATTCGCGGGAGTATTCTGGAATAGAGCGGCTTTGGCTACACACTATATTACGATGAGTATGATTTCATTGGCTTTGTTTTTATACTCCAACAAGAAAACGAAGAATCTGTTTTTTTTCGTAATATTTTCATTACCTTGTTTTATCTGGGTTTTCCGGACTGATATAATGGGATTAGTGGTAGCTTTGTCGGCATTTTCTTTAATAAAATATAGATTGAAAGCTGTTCCTATCGTAATCTTGTTGGGTGTACTGTCTGTGGCTGCCTTGTTTTATATTCCTAGTATTAAAGCTAAAATGTATATTAATCCCGATGCGGTATCATTGAATGATTTCCTTACGGGAAATGTTGATGAAAATAACATCAATACTAGTGGACGAGGCCCTGTATGGGACGATTGCAGAAGTTGGTTTTATGAAGGCCATGAGTTAATCGGGTCGGGTACAGGACGAGTACAAAAATATATGTATACAGAAGCTATAGGATGGAGGCGAGGTGGGCAAATTCATAATGATTTCCTTGTCCTGATGTGTGATAATGGTATTATAGGTTTGTCGTTATATCTTTTATCTGTAGCAGGAATTTTTGTTCATTGTATATATATTTATCATTGTAAAAGATATTCAACTGTCTTACGTATGTGTGTGTTGGTTGCAGGCTCTTCTCTGTTAGGAGTTGTAGTAACCATGTATAGTGATAATACGTTGAGTTATTCCATGGCGACATTGTCATATCCTTGGAGCCTATATGGTATGGCCTTGGGACTAAAACAGAAAGAAGATTATGAAATACAATAA
- a CDS encoding glycosyltransferase family protein — MKILFFDYWLKGIANFNRLMPELRRQCPDAEVKMLHVGSWKEPQEAVVNEHEGFISYDISYYKTWSLYKVLKKERPDVLIMLNIYYLCDKALIVFCKRLGIKTVYLAHGKFSTIADDGLNHFLKQDLKKNFISKIRRDTINTLLNYFLSTWLSHRPIRFVTSMVAMVHDPASMTLNSMYTDELDTDLKLVYYESDKQVLIEKRKFPDKHIYVVGNPELDSFVNTPLIPRLDFLSRIGLSDKPYLLYLDDGYVQARLMDKETWHIHLSEIAEIVKKADMQFVIKLHPRTPLSEHVQFFSKEHIIPFGKEVDFKSLIAHSETVTSFVSTTISFALLLGKRVISPRWGSTSTVGRPYPESVIHYSEDPEDFAEWLVNKKPCNTSGDYVEKNLGLLDGKAIPRIINRILNV, encoded by the coding sequence ATGAAAATACTTTTTTTTGACTATTGGCTTAAAGGAATAGCTAATTTTAATCGATTGATGCCTGAATTACGCCGCCAGTGCCCCGACGCTGAGGTGAAAATGTTACATGTCGGGTCATGGAAAGAGCCACAAGAGGCTGTTGTCAATGAGCATGAGGGGTTTATCAGTTATGATATATCTTATTACAAGACGTGGTCTTTATATAAGGTCTTAAAGAAGGAGAGACCTGATGTATTGATTATGCTTAATATTTATTACTTGTGTGATAAAGCTCTAATCGTTTTTTGCAAACGTCTGGGAATAAAAACTGTCTATTTGGCTCATGGTAAATTTTCAACGATTGCTGATGATGGATTAAATCATTTCTTGAAACAAGACCTTAAAAAGAATTTTATTTCAAAAATTCGTCGGGATACAATTAATACTCTTCTTAATTATTTTCTTTCAACTTGGTTGTCGCATCGGCCAATACGTTTTGTGACGTCGATGGTTGCCATGGTTCATGATCCAGCATCGATGACATTAAACTCTATGTATACCGATGAACTTGATACGGATCTTAAGTTGGTATATTATGAGAGTGATAAACAAGTACTGATTGAGAAGAGGAAATTTCCCGATAAACATATTTATGTAGTAGGTAATCCCGAATTAGATTCTTTTGTAAACACTCCGCTTATTCCTCGATTAGATTTTTTGTCTCGGATTGGATTGTCGGATAAGCCTTATTTACTGTATTTAGATGATGGCTATGTGCAAGCCAGGCTGATGGATAAAGAAACTTGGCATATCCATCTATCTGAAATTGCCGAGATCGTGAAAAAGGCTGATATGCAGTTTGTAATTAAATTACATCCTCGTACTCCATTGTCTGAGCATGTTCAGTTTTTTTCAAAGGAACATATTATTCCTTTTGGGAAAGAAGTGGATTTTAAGAGTCTTATCGCGCATAGTGAAACGGTTACATCTTTCGTGTCGACTACTATATCGTTCGCACTTTTGCTAGGTAAAAGGGTGATTTCTCCTAGATGGGGTTCGACGTCAACGGTGGGAAGGCCTTATCCTGAGAGTGTTATCCATTATAGTGAAGACCCTGAAGATTTTGCAGAGTGGTTAGTCAATAAAAAGCCTTGTAATACATCTGGTGATTATGTGGAGAAAAATCTTGGTTTATTAGATGGTAAGGCTATCCCTCGTATTATTAATCGAATTTTAAATGTTTAG
- a CDS encoding acyltransferase family protein — translation MPLFFLLSGYFFSSKDSIKTFLVKKTKSLLLPFCLFYFLSFVFQYFEGDYDSLIAYIKSFGELLAPDPPLWFLLSLYEVFIICYIVEKYFSSMILKLFITLGITILSYILIMNGILSSFIFLLQAGLGYIFFYIGHLFKIYKFFEWRRFSIYIIIGALVVYLLGIVAHVHSDIRWLVIDPSYILFFLPALGGSLLVIYFSRYIQNRRYANWLAFLGENSLLIMCIHYPLISLVYNISLPGLRYYYSLIGNSTLPTEAIEAGRICNLLTLIILVPLSLYIGLLIKKIFPFCFAKR, via the coding sequence ATGCCATTGTTTTTCCTATTATCAGGATATTTCTTTTCTTCAAAAGATTCGATAAAGACATTTCTTGTAAAGAAGACAAAAAGTTTATTGTTACCTTTTTGCTTATTTTATTTTCTGTCATTTGTATTTCAATATTTTGAAGGAGATTATGATAGCTTAATTGCCTATATCAAGTCGTTTGGTGAATTACTAGCCCCCGATCCTCCTCTGTGGTTTTTGTTATCATTGTATGAGGTATTCATCATTTGTTATATCGTTGAAAAATATTTTAGTTCGATGATATTAAAACTCTTTATAACTTTGGGAATTACAATTTTGAGTTATATATTAATAATGAATGGTATATTAAGTTCATTCATTTTCCTCTTGCAAGCTGGTTTAGGATACATCTTCTTTTATATAGGACATTTATTTAAAATATATAAGTTTTTTGAATGGAGACGGTTTTCTATTTATATAATAATAGGAGCATTAGTAGTATATTTATTAGGTATTGTAGCACATGTACATTCTGATATTCGATGGCTAGTCATAGATCCTTCTTATATATTATTCTTTCTGCCTGCCTTAGGAGGTTCTTTATTAGTTATCTATTTTTCTAGGTATATACAAAATAGAAGGTATGCCAATTGGCTCGCTTTTTTAGGTGAAAATTCACTGCTAATTATGTGTATTCATTATCCTTTGATTTCATTGGTATACAATATTTCATTACCAGGATTGAGATATTATTATTCTTTGATTGGTAATTCAACACTTCCAACTGAGGCTATAGAAGCGGGGCGTATATGTAATTTGTTAACGTTAATCATTTTAGTTCCTTTGTCTTTGTATATAGGCTTATTGATAAAAAAGATATTCCCATTTTGCTTTGCTAAACGGTAA
- a CDS encoding N-acetylneuraminate synthase family protein: MKETYIIGEIGQNHNGSVDIAKLMVDLVARPVREEVFGLDLKPMNAVKLTKRDLSEELSASQMNRPYDTPNSFGRTYGEHRAALELSDEEHFEVYKHAKEHHLDFVETLCAKGCLSLLKLFIPDYLKVASRDLTNLPLLEALAETKIPIILSTGMSGKKELDDALNVITRYHSNISILHCVSQYPTHPDNLNLRTIIYLKKHYPQYRIGFSDHTIGISAPIVAVGMGAEIIEKHITIDRRMKGTDQSCSLGPDGVNRMIRDIRLAERWLGKEELFIDKSVAASKVKLERSIATKRDLQIGDIIVQEDLHMLSPGDGFKWSQLDEVVGKRVVKPIPKNEIVYPDAIE; the protein is encoded by the coding sequence ATGAAAGAAACATATATTATTGGCGAAATAGGCCAAAACCATAACGGTTCGGTTGACATTGCGAAATTGATGGTAGATCTGGTTGCCAGACCTGTTAGAGAGGAGGTCTTTGGTCTGGATCTGAAACCGATGAATGCGGTGAAATTAACGAAACGAGATTTGTCGGAAGAACTAAGTGCTTCGCAAATGAACAGGCCATATGATACACCGAACTCTTTTGGGCGCACTTATGGTGAGCATAGAGCGGCCTTAGAATTGTCTGATGAGGAGCATTTTGAAGTATACAAACATGCCAAAGAGCATCATTTGGATTTTGTTGAAACGCTTTGTGCAAAGGGGTGTCTTTCTTTGTTAAAGCTATTTATTCCTGATTATTTGAAGGTAGCAAGTCGAGATTTAACCAATTTGCCGTTACTTGAAGCCTTGGCAGAAACAAAAATACCTATAATATTATCTACTGGAATGAGTGGGAAAAAAGAGTTGGACGATGCGTTGAATGTAATCACCAGGTATCACTCTAATATTTCTATACTTCATTGTGTCTCTCAATATCCAACTCATCCCGATAATTTGAATTTGCGAACAATTATATATTTGAAGAAACACTATCCTCAATATCGTATAGGCTTTTCAGATCATACGATTGGTATTTCAGCACCAATTGTCGCCGTGGGAATGGGGGCCGAGATTATAGAAAAACATATAACTATCGATCGGCGGATGAAAGGGACAGATCAATCTTGCTCACTTGGTCCCGATGGGGTGAATCGTATGATTCGCGATATCCGTTTGGCAGAGCGTTGGTTAGGTAAAGAAGAGTTGTTTATAGACAAGAGTGTGGCAGCATCTAAGGTAAAGCTAGAACGTTCGATTGCGACGAAGAGAGATTTGCAAATAGGTGATATTATCGTACAAGAAGATTTGCATATGTTGAGTCCTGGTGATGGATTTAAATGGTCTCAATTGGACGAAGTCGTTGGAAAAAGGGTTGTAAAACCTATTCCTAAAAATGAAATTGTATATCCAGATGCTATAGAATAG
- a CDS encoding glycosyltransferase family 2 protein, with protein MISIVIPLYNKEKQIAYTLQSVLNQTFQDFEVVIVDDGSTDGSVAEVEKFEDQRFRVVHQQNAGVSAARNRGIDEATGELIAFLDADDEWKPEYLATQNHLYQKYPDCRVYACNYEFRDLDGKMMQTIIHKLPFTSEDGILSNYFEVASCSHPPLWTSAVMVKKQAIQAIGGFPVGIRSGEDLLTWARLVVRGQIAYSKRVQAVYRQGYSNPRLPEEQDFVGEQLEKLFRESPSTRGLKDYVAFWYKMRMCRCLAHRMWGKAGKAFIKSLRYNLLQGKIYMSVVKYTLIGLK; from the coding sequence ATGATTTCTATTGTTATTCCATTATATAATAAAGAAAAGCAGATCGCTTATACATTACAATCTGTCCTCAATCAAACTTTCCAAGACTTTGAAGTTGTGATTGTCGATGATGGTTCTACCGATGGAAGTGTAGCTGAAGTAGAAAAATTCGAGGATCAACGTTTCCGAGTGGTTCATCAGCAAAATGCCGGAGTTTCGGCTGCTCGGAATCGAGGAATTGATGAGGCCACAGGTGAATTGATTGCCTTTCTTGATGCTGATGATGAGTGGAAGCCAGAATACTTGGCTACACAGAATCACCTTTATCAAAAGTATCCCGATTGCAGAGTCTATGCTTGCAATTATGAATTTCGAGATCTAGATGGAAAAATGATGCAGACAATTATTCATAAGTTGCCCTTTACAAGTGAAGATGGCATACTCTCTAACTACTTTGAGGTAGCCTCTTGTTCACATCCACCCCTGTGGACCTCTGCTGTGATGGTAAAAAAACAGGCAATACAGGCAATAGGAGGATTCCCGGTAGGAATTAGATCGGGGGAGGACCTGTTGACTTGGGCAAGATTGGTGGTAAGAGGTCAGATTGCCTATTCAAAACGTGTCCAGGCTGTTTATCGTCAAGGTTATAGCAATCCTCGGCTACCGGAAGAGCAGGATTTTGTAGGAGAGCAGTTAGAGAAACTGTTTAGGGAGTCCCCATCAACCAGAGGCTTGAAAGATTATGTGGCATTTTGGTATAAGATGCGGATGTGCCGTTGTTTGGCTCATCGAATGTGGGGAAAAGCAGGGAAGGCTTTTATTAAGTCTTTAAGATATAATCTCCTACAAGGAAAAATATACATGTCCGTTGTCAAATATACGTTAATAGGGCTAAAATGA
- a CDS encoding cytidylyltransferase domain-containing protein produces the protein MVSFIIQARSGSTRLPNKILLPFYKDKCILDLMIEKLSSITNTNVLVATTLNSRDDRIVHVAEKHNVKCFRGEESDVLERFISAAEQNNINKIIRVCSDNPFLDVESIQELLGTIQKNPSAEYISFDINGTPSIKTHYGFWTEYVTLDALRKVRDLTSEPVYHEHVTNYIYSHPDKFDIVWIRSSASKLIEGIPVRLTIDTEVDFANAQKIYSDFEQMGIKHTIQGIVNYLSNQPSIISKMKVEIEKNSK, from the coding sequence ATGGTATCATTCATTATACAGGCAAGAAGCGGATCTACCCGATTGCCTAATAAAATTCTTCTGCCTTTTTATAAGGACAAATGTATTCTTGATTTAATGATTGAGAAATTGTCTTCTATTACAAATACAAATGTCTTGGTGGCAACGACTTTGAATAGTCGTGATGATAGGATTGTTCATGTCGCTGAAAAACATAATGTTAAATGCTTTCGTGGTGAAGAGTCTGATGTATTGGAGAGATTTATATCTGCTGCAGAGCAAAATAATATAAATAAGATAATAAGAGTTTGTTCTGATAATCCATTTTTGGACGTTGAATCGATACAGGAATTGCTCGGAACTATTCAAAAGAACCCCTCTGCCGAATATATAAGTTTTGATATAAATGGGACACCTTCGATAAAAACTCACTATGGATTTTGGACTGAGTATGTAACACTTGATGCTCTTAGGAAAGTTAGAGATTTAACAAGCGAGCCTGTATATCATGAACATGTTACAAATTATATATATTCTCATCCCGATAAATTTGATATTGTATGGATTAGGAGTTCTGCATCTAAATTAATAGAAGGCATTCCTGTACGGTTAACAATTGATACAGAGGTAGATTTCGCGAATGCACAGAAAATTTATTCTGATTTTGAACAGATGGGAATAAAACATACCATACAAGGTATAGTGAACTATTTATCGAATCAACCATCTATTATTTCTAAGATGAAAGTAGAAATTGAAAAAAATTCAAAGTAA
- a CDS encoding acyltransferase: MEKNRIIGLDLIRSCAILFVIAGHFWLNTPFKNTIFEEESMFVQSIFRMFFAMGVPLFLLLTGYLNTNKTVSKRYYKGCIRVLVAYLFFSIITILFRKYYLHQELSWLKWILKIFDFSAIPYAWYIEMWIGLFLLTPFLDMMYKAIPTRRQKQILILTLYVMTALPDLFNRYGLHLVPGFWASCFPLTLFFVGSYIHEYKPRVESWKLWFVILLMCSINPVFNVLFVHQHSLIQITGGPEGVFGTVIAIAFFLLFYQTDFKSQVLRKSLTKISLLSLDMYLCCYIFDALVYPYFMDRYFENQSQFGIYFFVIVPILFAGSFVMAWVKDWLFRLLRIG; this comes from the coding sequence ATGGAGAAGAATAGAATTATAGGTTTGGATTTGATTCGTAGCTGTGCTATCTTATTTGTAATAGCAGGACATTTCTGGTTGAATACACCCTTCAAAAATACTATTTTTGAGGAAGAATCTATGTTTGTTCAATCTATATTTCGAATGTTTTTTGCAATGGGCGTTCCTCTTTTCCTTTTGTTGACGGGCTATTTGAATACGAATAAGACAGTGTCGAAGCGATATTACAAGGGGTGTATACGGGTATTGGTTGCCTATCTTTTCTTTTCGATAATAACGATTCTGTTTCGTAAGTATTACTTGCATCAGGAGCTTTCCTGGTTGAAGTGGATTCTGAAAATATTTGACTTTTCGGCCATACCTTATGCTTGGTACATTGAGATGTGGATAGGGTTATTTTTGTTGACACCCTTCCTGGATATGATGTATAAGGCAATACCGACTCGGCGACAAAAGCAGATTTTGATATTGACCCTCTATGTGATGACAGCTTTGCCCGATTTGTTTAACCGATATGGTTTGCATCTGGTCCCTGGATTCTGGGCATCGTGTTTCCCGTTGACACTATTCTTTGTAGGTTCATATATTCATGAGTATAAACCTCGGGTTGAAAGTTGGAAGTTGTGGTTTGTGATTCTGTTGATGTGTTCGATTAATCCGGTGTTCAATGTGTTGTTTGTACATCAACATAGTCTGATTCAGATTACAGGAGGTCCCGAGGGGGTATTTGGAACGGTTATAGCAATAGCTTTTTTCTTGTTGTTTTATCAGACCGATTTTAAGTCGCAAGTACTACGAAAGAGCTTGACTAAGATTTCATTGTTGTCTCTCGATATGTATCTCTGCTGTTATATATTTGATGCACTAGTTTATCCCTATTTTATGGATCGGTATTTTGAGAATCAGTCGCAATTTGGAATTTATTTCTTCGTAATAGTCCCGATTCTTTTCGCAGGATCGTTCGTGATGGCGTGGGTGAAGGATTGGTTATTCCGTTTGTTGCGAATTGGTTAG
- a CDS encoding glycosyltransferase family 4 protein: MKILLVHNNYGKYSGEETVVDKMATMLTAHGHEVAFYRRTTEGVRESTVGKVEGFLSGIYSLSGVRGMREILHRERPDVVNVHNLYPFISPAALFECKKAGVPVVMTVHNFRLICPTGLFMRDGMPCETCLERGNEWSCIRYNCEHSRLKSLGYTLRNVYARWTGAYRKNVDAYACITDFQRQKLIAAGYDAQKMQVIPNFLTIPQSYQSGGGKYVAFCGRISREKGVDLILEVARRNPHIPFKLAGEIRDKELVKQTPDNCELVGYLSGDTLSQFYQEAAFFVMASRWYEGFPMAILEAACYGKPTIGSAHGGFTEIIGAGESAIGRLFIPNNIDDLEQQVVSLWHAPDEIARLGHMAFDKLQREYSSEVIYKKWNNLFQNLIYGRNKSKTKR; this comes from the coding sequence ATGAAAATTCTTCTAGTTCATAATAACTACGGTAAATATAGTGGTGAGGAGACCGTTGTCGATAAGATGGCAACCATGCTCACGGCTCATGGCCATGAGGTAGCGTTCTATCGTCGTACAACCGAAGGTGTGAGGGAGTCAACTGTCGGTAAGGTAGAAGGTTTCTTGTCGGGTATTTACTCTCTGTCGGGAGTACGGGGTATGCGCGAGATATTGCATCGTGAACGACCCGATGTGGTGAATGTGCACAACCTCTATCCCTTTATTAGCCCGGCGGCTTTATTTGAATGTAAAAAGGCAGGAGTACCAGTAGTGATGACGGTTCACAACTTTCGGTTGATTTGTCCTACGGGTCTGTTTATGCGCGATGGCATGCCTTGTGAGACTTGCTTGGAGCGAGGTAATGAGTGGAGTTGTATACGATATAACTGCGAACATAGTCGATTGAAATCACTGGGGTATACTCTTCGCAATGTCTATGCTCGCTGGACGGGGGCGTATCGAAAGAATGTAGATGCCTATGCCTGTATTACCGATTTTCAGCGACAGAAATTGATAGCGGCCGGATATGATGCGCAGAAGATGCAGGTGATTCCCAATTTCTTGACAATTCCTCAATCCTATCAATCAGGCGGCGGAAAATATGTAGCCTTCTGTGGACGCATTAGTCGAGAGAAGGGGGTTGATTTGATTCTTGAAGTCGCTCGTCGGAATCCACATATCCCGTTTAAGTTGGCAGGGGAGATTCGTGATAAAGAATTGGTTAAGCAAACCCCGGATAATTGCGAACTGGTTGGATATTTATCGGGCGATACCTTGTCGCAATTTTATCAAGAAGCAGCCTTTTTTGTAATGGCCAGTCGTTGGTATGAAGGTTTCCCGATGGCCATTCTCGAAGCTGCTTGCTATGGTAAACCTACGATAGGGTCAGCCCATGGAGGATTTACCGAGATTATAGGAGCGGGTGAATCTGCTATTGGCCGATTGTTCATACCCAATAATATCGATGACTTGGAGCAGCAAGTTGTATCCTTGTGGCATGCTCCTGATGAAATAGCCCGATTAGGGCATATGGCTTTTGATAAGTTGCAGCGAGAGTATTCATCGGAGGTGATTTATAAAAAGTGGAATAATTTGTTTCAAAACTTAATATATGGTAGAAATAAAAGCAAAACAAAGAGATAA
- a CDS encoding acyltransferase family protein has protein sequence MSIIKNKEIAYNHSIDAVKGILIVLVIVGHLLLGSLDENIIRFIIYSFHMPAFIFISGYLLNVKKLCLLSTRKFVAKYWHRMLKAWVIAWVVYTIAYCFYRGFTLSSIIINITDPYYHLWFVPSLFLLITCSRFLFKTIKDEILSYFILLCLGILFYNISNYWNVSQAYNCRLLPFLILGVFARQYLSNIKIRSAIIYIIYFCLVIVLFFSMNNVMAFFRTYIQLPLCSILLLGFLPLVRKGAWHNTLLEWIGRNSLQIYLWHVIPIVILKKIWADNYVVYYILSFTILGAFFIGVYFKSRSRVRV, from the coding sequence ATGAGTATAATAAAAAATAAAGAAATAGCATATAATCACAGTATTGATGCGGTAAAAGGCATATTAATTGTACTGGTTATAGTCGGACATCTTTTACTCGGAAGTTTAGATGAAAATATTATTCGATTTATAATCTATTCATTCCATATGCCTGCATTCATTTTCATTAGTGGCTATCTTTTAAATGTAAAAAAATTATGTCTGTTATCTACTCGAAAATTTGTAGCAAAATACTGGCATAGAATGTTAAAGGCCTGGGTAATTGCTTGGGTTGTATATACTATTGCTTATTGTTTTTATAGAGGATTCACTCTGAGTTCAATTATTATTAATATTACAGATCCATATTATCATTTATGGTTTGTACCCTCATTATTTTTATTGATAACATGTTCTAGATTTCTCTTTAAAACAATAAAGGACGAGATATTGAGTTATTTCATTCTATTATGTTTAGGCATATTGTTTTATAATATATCAAATTACTGGAATGTTAGTCAAGCTTATAATTGCAGACTATTGCCATTTCTTATTTTAGGTGTATTTGCTAGGCAGTATTTAAGTAACATAAAGATACGGTCAGCTATTATTTATATAATTTATTTTTGTCTTGTAATTGTGTTATTCTTTTCTATGAATAATGTAATGGCTTTTTTCAGGACATATATTCAATTGCCTCTTTGTTCTATATTGCTGCTAGGATTCTTACCCTTAGTGAGGAAAGGCGCTTGGCATAATACTTTACTGGAATGGATAGGGCGGAATTCTCTTCAAATCTATTTATGGCATGTAATTCCTATTGTAATCTTAAAGAAGATTTGGGCGGATAATTATGTAGTTTATTATATTTTATCATTTACTATTTTGGGGGCGTTTTTTATAGGAGTCTATTTTAAATCAAGAAGTCGTGTCAGAGTATAG